One genomic window of Cupriavidus oxalaticus includes the following:
- the hflX gene encoding GTPase HflX — MDPRATSNTAPSRAILVGVDFGKHDFEESLSELALLTSTAGSLPVHTLTGRRSRPDPALFIGSGKAEELKEAADALDADVVVFNHALSPAQQRNLERFLNRHVIDRTGLILDIFGQRAQSHVGKVQVELAQVTYRASRLVRAWSHLERQKGGIGMRGGPGERQLELDRRMLDDRAKRLRADLSRLQRQHSTQRRARARNDTLSISLVGYTNAGKSTLFNALTKARAYAADQLFATLDTTSRRLFLDGLGNVVLSDTVGFIRDLPTQLVAAFRATLEETVHADLLLHVVDASSPVRHEQIEQVNRVLAEIDASDIPQIVVMNKIDAAPELLDQGPRTERDEDGIPTRVFLSAREGIGLDALREAVVEVAQWLASRPPEPAPYDQRLGDAHLYEGNGDSGDLAGDGADDDQLGARP, encoded by the coding sequence TTGGATCCCAGAGCTACTTCCAACACTGCCCCGTCGCGCGCCATCCTCGTCGGCGTCGATTTCGGCAAGCATGATTTCGAGGAAAGCCTCAGCGAGCTCGCCTTGCTGACCTCCACCGCCGGCTCGCTGCCGGTGCATACGCTGACGGGCCGCCGCTCGCGGCCGGATCCGGCGCTGTTTATCGGCTCGGGCAAGGCCGAGGAACTGAAGGAAGCCGCCGACGCGCTCGATGCCGACGTGGTCGTGTTCAACCACGCACTCAGCCCGGCGCAGCAGCGTAACCTCGAGCGCTTCCTGAACCGCCACGTGATCGACCGTACCGGCCTGATCCTGGACATCTTCGGGCAGCGCGCGCAGAGCCACGTCGGCAAGGTGCAGGTCGAGCTGGCGCAGGTGACGTACCGCGCCTCGCGGCTGGTGCGCGCGTGGAGCCACCTGGAGCGGCAGAAGGGCGGTATCGGCATGCGCGGCGGCCCCGGCGAGCGCCAGCTCGAGCTGGACCGGCGCATGCTGGACGACCGTGCCAAGCGGCTCAGGGCGGACCTTTCGCGGCTGCAGCGCCAGCACAGCACGCAGCGGCGCGCACGCGCGCGCAACGACACGCTCAGCATTTCGCTGGTGGGCTATACCAATGCCGGCAAGTCGACGCTGTTCAACGCGCTGACCAAGGCGCGCGCCTATGCCGCCGACCAGCTGTTCGCCACGCTCGATACCACCTCGCGGCGGCTGTTCCTGGACGGGCTGGGCAACGTGGTGCTGAGCGACACGGTCGGATTTATCCGCGACCTGCCCACGCAGCTGGTGGCGGCGTTCCGTGCCACGCTCGAGGAAACGGTCCATGCCGACCTGCTGCTCCATGTGGTCGATGCATCTAGTCCGGTGCGCCATGAGCAGATCGAACAGGTCAACCGCGTGCTGGCCGAGATCGACGCGTCCGACATCCCGCAGATCGTGGTGATGAACAAGATCGATGCGGCGCCCGAGTTGCTGGACCAGGGCCCGCGCACCGAGCGCGATGAAGACGGCATTCCCACCCGGGTGTTCCTGAGCGCGCGCGAAGGGATCGGCCTGGATGCGCTGCGCGAAGCGGTGGTCGAGGTGGCCCAGTGGCTGGCCAGCCGCCCGCCGGAGCCCGCGCCCTACGACCAGAGGCTGGGCGACGCCCATCTGTATGAGGGCAACGGCGACAGCGGCGATCTGGCAGGCGATGGCGCCGACGACGACCAGCTGGGGGCCAGGCCCTGA
- the hfq gene encoding RNA chaperone Hfq, with product MSNKGQLLQDPFLNALRKEHVPVSIYLVNGIKLQGNIESFDQYVVLLRNTVTQMVYKHAISTVVPARAVNFRVDDSSEN from the coding sequence ATGAGCAACAAAGGGCAACTGCTACAAGACCCGTTCCTGAACGCGCTGCGCAAAGAGCACGTGCCGGTGTCCATCTACCTCGTCAATGGCATCAAGCTGCAAGGCAATATCGAATCGTTCGATCAGTACGTCGTGCTGCTGCGTAACACTGTGACGCAGATGGTTTACAAGCATGCGATTTCCACCGTCGTTCCGGCGCGCGCGGTCAATTTCCGCGTGGATGATTCCTCCGAGAACTGA
- the der gene encoding ribosome biogenesis GTPase Der codes for MKPVIALVGRPNVGKSTLFNRMTRSRDALVADLPGLTRDRHYGEGRVGERPFIAIDTGGFEPVVKEGIVAEMAKQTKQAVVEADVVIFIVDGRLGLAPQDRAIADYLRKTGRRIMLAVNKAEGMKYTSVAADFYELGMGDPYAISAAHGDGVRELVDEAIELAVQERPELAAEEPVDGKGVKIAIVGRPNVGKSTLVNTLIGEERVIAFDMPGTTRDAIYVEFERGGKPYTLIDTAGLRRRGKVFEAIEKFSVVKTLQSIADANVVILLLDAQQDISDQDAHIAGFIVESGRALVVGVNKWDGLDGHTRDRIKHDLERKLQFLNFANFHFVSARERTGIGALMRSVDDAYAAAMVKLPTPQLTRVLQEAVEFQQPKRVGASRPKLRYAHQGGSNPPIIVIHGNALSGVAETYRRYLENRFRAAFKLKGTPLRIEFRTNKNPYADSKD; via the coding sequence ATGAAACCAGTTATCGCACTTGTCGGCCGTCCCAATGTGGGGAAGTCGACGCTATTCAACCGCATGACCCGCTCGCGCGACGCCCTCGTCGCCGACCTGCCGGGCCTGACGCGCGACCGCCACTATGGCGAGGGCCGCGTCGGCGAGCGTCCGTTCATCGCCATCGACACCGGCGGCTTCGAGCCGGTGGTCAAGGAAGGCATCGTCGCCGAGATGGCCAAGCAGACCAAGCAGGCGGTGGTCGAGGCCGACGTGGTGATCTTTATCGTCGACGGCCGCCTCGGCCTGGCGCCGCAGGACCGCGCCATTGCCGACTACCTGCGCAAGACCGGCCGGCGCATCATGCTGGCGGTGAACAAGGCCGAGGGCATGAAGTACACCTCGGTTGCCGCGGATTTCTACGAGCTCGGCATGGGCGATCCGTACGCGATCTCCGCTGCCCACGGCGACGGCGTGCGCGAGCTGGTCGACGAAGCGATCGAGCTGGCGGTGCAGGAGCGCCCGGAACTGGCCGCCGAAGAGCCCGTGGACGGCAAGGGCGTCAAGATCGCCATCGTCGGGCGCCCCAATGTGGGGAAGTCCACGCTGGTCAATACGCTGATCGGCGAGGAGCGCGTGATCGCGTTCGACATGCCAGGCACGACCCGCGACGCCATCTACGTGGAATTCGAACGCGGCGGCAAGCCTTATACGCTGATCGACACGGCGGGCCTGCGCCGGCGCGGCAAGGTGTTCGAGGCGATTGAAAAATTTTCAGTGGTCAAGACGCTGCAATCGATCGCCGATGCCAACGTCGTGATCCTGCTGCTGGATGCGCAACAGGACATCTCCGACCAGGACGCGCATATCGCGGGCTTTATCGTTGAATCCGGCCGCGCGCTGGTGGTCGGCGTCAATAAATGGGACGGGCTGGACGGCCATACCCGCGACCGCATCAAGCACGACCTCGAGCGCAAGCTGCAATTCCTGAATTTCGCGAATTTCCACTTTGTGTCGGCGCGCGAGCGCACCGGCATCGGCGCGCTGATGCGTTCCGTCGACGACGCCTATGCCGCGGCCATGGTCAAGCTGCCGACGCCGCAGCTGACGCGCGTGCTGCAGGAAGCGGTCGAATTCCAGCAGCCCAAGCGCGTCGGCGCATCGCGTCCCAAGCTGCGCTATGCGCACCAGGGGGGCTCGAATCCGCCGATCATCGTGATCCATGGCAACGCGCTGTCAGGGGTTGCGGAGACCTATCGGCGGTATCTGGAAAACCGTTTCCGTGCGGCCTTCAAGCTCAAGGGCACCCCCCTGCGCATCGAATTCCGTACGAACAAAAATCCGTACGCGGACTCGAAGGATTGA
- the bamB gene encoding outer membrane protein assembly factor BamB, translating into MTSVLSRAVHRQRARAVTRALVAAACLAALGGCSLFSKENKHPPAELKPVSATLTVRQAWKADVGKSGPYSMQPAAAGNNVYVSSNNGNVMALEGASGRVLWKAKTDLDLTSGPGSDGSVTAVAGEKGAIYAFDASGKQIWKKQVNGEVLSAPLVGNGLVVVRTTDTRVFGLDAGTGERRWIYQRSQTPLNLRAAMGMVFAGDGIVMGFPGGKLGVLTPGNGVLRWESTISYPKGVSEIERLNDVTGQPMISGRQVCATTFQGRVACLELASGQPQWGKDFSSPSGPAQDDNAIYASDEQSVVHAFDRQNGTERWKNDQMRNRRLGAPLALGRSVVMGDFEGYVHFLSREDGQVVARMKTDGSAITAAPVVAGQTLVIQTRDGDVFGFQPG; encoded by the coding sequence ATGACGTCAGTGCTTTCCCGTGCCGTACACCGCCAGCGCGCCCGCGCCGTGACCCGTGCGCTGGTGGCGGCTGCCTGCCTGGCCGCGCTGGGCGGCTGCTCGCTGTTCAGCAAGGAAAACAAGCACCCGCCCGCCGAACTCAAGCCGGTCTCGGCCACGCTGACCGTGCGCCAGGCGTGGAAGGCCGATGTGGGCAAGAGCGGCCCGTATTCGATGCAGCCCGCCGCGGCGGGCAACAATGTCTATGTGTCGTCCAACAACGGCAACGTGATGGCGCTGGAAGGCGCCTCCGGGCGCGTGCTGTGGAAGGCCAAGACCGACCTGGACCTGACCTCCGGCCCGGGCAGCGATGGCTCGGTGACCGCGGTCGCCGGCGAGAAGGGCGCGATCTACGCCTTCGACGCCAGCGGCAAGCAGATCTGGAAGAAGCAGGTCAACGGCGAGGTGCTGTCCGCGCCGCTGGTCGGCAACGGCCTGGTGGTGGTGCGCACCACCGACACGCGCGTGTTCGGCCTCGACGCCGGGACCGGCGAGCGCCGCTGGATCTACCAGCGCTCGCAGACGCCGCTGAACCTGCGTGCCGCGATGGGGATGGTGTTTGCCGGTGACGGCATCGTGATGGGCTTTCCCGGCGGCAAGCTGGGCGTGCTGACGCCGGGCAACGGCGTGCTGCGTTGGGAAAGCACGATCTCCTATCCCAAGGGCGTATCCGAGATCGAGCGCCTGAACGATGTCACCGGCCAGCCGATGATCAGCGGCCGCCAGGTCTGCGCCACCACCTTCCAGGGACGCGTGGCCTGCCTTGAGCTGGCCAGCGGCCAGCCACAGTGGGGCAAGGATTTCTCGTCGCCGAGCGGCCCCGCGCAGGATGACAATGCCATCTATGCCAGCGACGAGCAGTCGGTGGTGCATGCCTTCGACCGCCAGAACGGCACCGAGCGCTGGAAGAACGACCAGATGCGCAACCGCCGCCTAGGTGCGCCGCTGGCACTGGGCCGCTCGGTGGTGATGGGCGACTTCGAAGGCTATGTCCACTTCCTGTCGCGCGAGGACGGCCAGGTCGTCGCCCGCATGAAGACCGATGGCAGCGCCATCACCGCCGCGCCGGTGGTGGCGGGGCAGACGCTGGTGATCCAGACCCGCGACGGCGACGTCTTCGGGTTCCAGCCGGGCTGA
- a CDS encoding YfgM family protein: MAYDLEEQEQLENLKAWWRQYGNALTWVVIAALLAFAGWNGWKYWERKQAGEAAVLYEQVLKAAEARDVERIKRAATDLEDKYGRTAYGQMSALVAGRVLYDAGDLAAAKTQLQWAIDHGDEEYAHLARVRLAGVLLDEKAYDKGLALLKDEPPAAFMSLYADRRGDLLAAQDKRDDARAAYRKALDKLGEAEPATRQIIQFKLDALGAA, from the coding sequence ATGGCTTACGATCTAGAAGAACAGGAACAGCTTGAGAATCTGAAGGCCTGGTGGCGCCAGTACGGCAATGCGCTGACCTGGGTGGTCATCGCCGCGCTGCTGGCGTTTGCCGGCTGGAACGGCTGGAAGTACTGGGAGCGCAAGCAGGCCGGCGAGGCCGCGGTGCTGTACGAGCAGGTGCTCAAGGCCGCCGAGGCACGCGATGTCGAACGCATCAAGCGTGCGGCAACCGACCTTGAGGACAAGTACGGGCGTACCGCCTATGGCCAGATGAGCGCACTGGTCGCCGGCCGCGTGTTGTATGACGCGGGCGACCTGGCCGCGGCCAAGACCCAGCTGCAGTGGGCCATCGACCACGGCGACGAAGAATACGCGCATCTGGCGCGGGTGCGCCTGGCCGGCGTGCTGCTCGACGAAAAGGCTTATGACAAAGGCCTGGCGTTGCTGAAGGACGAACCGCCGGCAGCGTTCATGTCGCTGTATGCCGACCGCCGCGGCGACCTGCTCGCCGCGCAGGACAAGCGCGACGACGCGCGCGCCGCCTATCGCAAGGCGCTGGACAAGCTGGGCGAGGCCGAGCCGGCCACGCGCCAGATCATCCAGTTCAAGCTCGATGCGCTGGGCGCGGCCTGA
- the hisS gene encoding histidine--tRNA ligase has protein sequence MTQSDNAAAAGAAKTEPKAELKAEQKVKPAKALQGVKGMNDMLPADAPLWEHFENAARAMLRAYGYQQLRTPIVEHTQLFVRGIGEVTDIVEKEMYSFTDALNGEQLTLRPEGTAAAVRATIEHNLLYDGPKRLWYTGPMFRHERPQRGRYRQFHQLGAEALGFAGPDVDAEIILMCQRLWDDLGLVGVRLEINSLGQANERAAHREELIKYLEGFQDILDDDSKRRLYTNPLRVLDTKNPALQEMAANAPKLIDFLGEESLAHFEGVQRLLKANNIPFKINPRLVRGLDYYNLTVFEWITDKLGAQGTIAGGGRYDPLIAQMGGKPAPACGWAMGVERIIELIREEGVVPDAAGCDVYLVHQGEAAAQQAMVAAERLRDAGLDVVLHASPDGKGGSFKSQMKRADASGAAYAVIIGDDEVAAGVVQVKELRQRDQAEGGGQQATVQAEGLVDYLIDAMVGASE, from the coding sequence ATGACGCAATCCGACAACGCAGCCGCCGCCGGCGCTGCCAAGACTGAACCGAAGGCTGAACTGAAAGCCGAGCAGAAGGTGAAGCCCGCCAAGGCGCTGCAGGGCGTGAAGGGCATGAACGACATGCTTCCGGCCGACGCGCCGCTGTGGGAGCATTTCGAGAATGCCGCCCGCGCCATGTTGCGCGCCTACGGCTACCAGCAGCTGCGCACGCCGATCGTCGAGCACACGCAGCTGTTCGTGCGCGGCATCGGCGAGGTGACCGACATCGTCGAGAAGGAGATGTACTCCTTCACCGATGCGCTCAACGGCGAGCAGCTGACGTTGCGTCCCGAAGGGACCGCCGCCGCCGTGCGCGCGACCATCGAGCACAACCTTCTGTACGACGGCCCCAAGCGCCTGTGGTACACCGGCCCGATGTTCCGCCACGAGCGCCCGCAGCGCGGCCGCTATCGCCAGTTCCACCAGCTGGGCGCCGAGGCGCTGGGCTTTGCCGGTCCGGACGTCGACGCCGAGATCATCCTGATGTGCCAGCGCCTGTGGGACGACCTGGGCCTGGTCGGCGTGCGCCTGGAGATCAATTCGCTGGGGCAGGCCAATGAGCGTGCCGCCCACCGCGAGGAGCTGATCAAGTACCTGGAGGGCTTCCAGGACATCCTGGACGATGACAGCAAGCGCCGCCTGTACACCAACCCGCTGCGCGTGCTGGATACCAAGAATCCGGCGCTGCAGGAAATGGCCGCCAATGCGCCCAAGCTGATCGACTTCCTGGGCGAAGAGTCGCTGGCTCACTTCGAGGGCGTGCAGCGCCTGCTCAAGGCCAACAACATCCCCTTCAAGATCAATCCGCGCCTGGTGCGCGGGCTGGACTACTACAACCTGACGGTGTTCGAGTGGATCACCGACAAGCTCGGCGCGCAGGGCACCATCGCCGGCGGCGGCCGCTATGACCCGCTGATCGCGCAGATGGGCGGCAAGCCGGCACCGGCTTGCGGCTGGGCCATGGGCGTCGAGCGCATCATCGAGCTGATCCGCGAAGAGGGCGTGGTGCCCGACGCCGCGGGTTGCGATGTCTACCTCGTGCACCAGGGCGAAGCCGCCGCGCAGCAGGCGATGGTCGCGGCCGAGCGGCTGCGCGACGCCGGCCTGGACGTGGTGCTCCACGCCAGCCCCGACGGCAAGGGCGGCAGCTTTAAGTCGCAGATGAAGCGCGCCGACGCAAGCGGCGCGGCCTATGCCGTTATCATTGGCGACGACGAAGTGGCCGCTGGCGTGGTCCAGGTCAAGGAACTTCGCCAGCGCGATCAGGCCGAAGGCGGTGGGCAACAGGCCACCGTGCAGGCCGAGGGCCTGGTCGACTACCTGATCGACGCCATGGTCGGCGCCAGCGAATAA
- the ispG gene encoding flavodoxin-dependent (E)-4-hydroxy-3-methylbut-2-enyl-diphosphate synthase, translating to MNQQLCLPVLPGSLPRRQTRQARVVWGDNVVTIGGDAPVRVQSMTNTDTVDAIGTAIQVKDLARAGSEIVRITVNTPEAAAAVPSIREQLDRMGVDVPLVGDFHYNGHKLLQDYPACAEALSKYRINPGNVGQGAKRDTQFAQMIEMACRYNKPVRIGVNWGSLDQDLLARIMDENASRAEPWPAQSVMIEALITSAIDSAKKAEEIGLPGSQIILSCKVSQVQELIAVYRELARRCDYALHLGLTEAGMGSKGIVASTAALSVLLQEGIGDTVRISLTPEPGAPREKEVYVGQEILQTMGLRNFTPMVIACPGCGRTTSTVFQELAASIQTYLREQMPHWKTAYPGVEEMDVAVMGCIVNGPGESKHANIGISLPGSGESPAAPVFVDGVKVKTLRGERIAEEFQAIVDEYVRTHYGPGAARADKEVAA from the coding sequence ATGAACCAACAGCTCTGTCTCCCGGTCCTGCCCGGCTCGCTGCCGCGCCGCCAGACGCGCCAGGCGCGCGTCGTGTGGGGCGATAACGTGGTGACCATCGGCGGCGATGCGCCGGTGCGCGTGCAGTCGATGACCAACACGGACACGGTCGACGCCATCGGCACGGCGATCCAGGTGAAGGACCTGGCGCGCGCGGGTTCGGAAATCGTGCGCATCACGGTGAACACGCCCGAGGCCGCCGCCGCGGTGCCGTCGATCCGTGAGCAGCTCGACCGCATGGGCGTCGACGTGCCGCTGGTGGGCGACTTCCACTACAACGGCCACAAGCTGCTGCAGGACTATCCGGCCTGCGCCGAGGCGCTGTCCAAGTACCGCATCAACCCGGGCAACGTGGGGCAGGGCGCCAAGCGCGACACGCAGTTCGCGCAGATGATCGAGATGGCGTGCCGCTACAACAAGCCGGTGCGCATTGGCGTGAACTGGGGCAGCCTGGACCAGGACCTGCTGGCGCGCATCATGGACGAGAACGCGTCGCGCGCCGAGCCTTGGCCGGCGCAGAGCGTGATGATCGAGGCGCTGATCACCTCGGCGATCGATTCGGCGAAAAAGGCTGAAGAGATCGGCCTGCCGGGCAGCCAGATCATCCTGTCGTGCAAGGTATCGCAGGTGCAGGAGCTGATCGCGGTCTACCGCGAACTGGCGCGCCGCTGCGACTATGCGCTGCACCTGGGCCTGACCGAGGCCGGCATGGGCAGCAAGGGCATCGTCGCCTCCACGGCGGCGCTGTCGGTGCTGCTGCAGGAAGGCATCGGCGACACGGTCCGCATCTCGCTGACGCCGGAACCCGGCGCGCCGCGCGAGAAGGAAGTGTATGTGGGGCAGGAAATCCTGCAGACCATGGGCCTGCGCAACTTCACCCCGATGGTGATTGCATGCCCGGGATGTGGCCGCACCACCAGCACGGTGTTCCAGGAGCTCGCGGCAAGCATCCAGACGTACCTGCGCGAGCAGATGCCGCATTGGAAAACCGCCTATCCGGGCGTCGAGGAAATGGATGTGGCCGTGATGGGCTGCATCGTCAACGGCCCGGGCGAGAGCAAGCACGCCAATATCGGCATTTCGCTGCCGGGCTCGGGCGAGTCGCCCGCGGCGCCGGTGTTCGTCGACGGCGTCAAGGTAAAGACGCTGCGCGGCGAGCGCATTGCCGAGGAATTTCAGGCGATCGTCGACGAGTACGTTCGCACGCATTACGGCCCGGGTGCTGCACGGGCCGATAAAGAAGTGGCAGCCTGA
- a CDS encoding RodZ domain-containing protein has product MSEHDRAAGQAVPTQYVGGGAHEGEREAAAREIGAALAREREAQRLSVEDVSARLKVAAPKLRAIEAGDLQSLPDVTFAKGVMRAYARMLHVDIDALLARFQPPVAPVNEIARQREGSLNAAFDDRKRFRSGGAGGRWVWLALVAVVLAAGGWFGLDHIRQWIETRSSATETAVTEEHAAAQPTEPGTVTAALPPVMAAADSPAPSAETTPVSAAVATAAPASAVAAVPVVAPIVAPAAATPAPVPAAPAGAGELQIRFAADTWYEVRDSSGKIVLGGTAKAGQAVAGGGKAPYKVVIGNVKGVESMTRNGEPVDLKAANRNNVARLTLP; this is encoded by the coding sequence ATGAGTGAGCACGACCGCGCCGCAGGCCAGGCCGTACCGACGCAATACGTCGGCGGTGGCGCGCACGAAGGAGAACGCGAAGCCGCAGCGCGCGAGATTGGCGCGGCACTGGCGCGCGAGCGCGAAGCGCAGCGGCTGTCGGTGGAAGATGTCAGCGCACGCCTGAAAGTGGCGGCGCCAAAGCTGCGCGCGATCGAAGCCGGCGACCTGCAGTCGCTGCCCGACGTCACTTTCGCCAAGGGCGTGATGCGGGCCTACGCGCGCATGCTGCATGTCGATATCGACGCGCTGCTGGCGCGCTTCCAGCCTCCGGTGGCACCGGTCAACGAAATCGCGCGCCAGCGCGAGGGCAGCCTCAATGCGGCGTTCGACGACCGCAAGCGCTTCCGCAGCGGCGGAGCTGGCGGCCGCTGGGTCTGGCTGGCGCTGGTGGCGGTGGTGCTGGCCGCCGGTGGCTGGTTCGGCCTGGACCATATCCGCCAGTGGATCGAGACCCGCAGCAGCGCGACCGAGACTGCCGTGACGGAAGAACATGCCGCCGCGCAACCGACCGAGCCCGGCACGGTGACCGCAGCGCTGCCGCCGGTAATGGCCGCCGCCGACTCGCCGGCGCCCTCGGCCGAAACCACGCCGGTCAGCGCCGCGGTCGCGACTGCCGCGCCGGCATCGGCCGTGGCTGCCGTGCCAGTTGTTGCGCCCATTGTTGCGCCGGCCGCAGCAACGCCCGCGCCGGTGCCCGCAGCGCCTGCGGGCGCCGGCGAACTGCAGATCCGCTTCGCCGCCGACACCTGGTATGAAGTCCGCGACAGCAGCGGCAAGATCGTGCTGGGCGGCACGGCCAAGGCCGGCCAGGCCGTGGCCGGCGGCGGCAAGGCCCCGTACAAGGTGGTGATCGGCAACGTCAAGGGTGTCGAGTCGATGACGCGCAACGGCGAGCCGGTCGACCTGAAGGCAGCCAACCGCAACAACGTGGCGCGCCTGACGCTGCCCTGA
- the pilW gene encoding type IV pilus biogenesis/stability protein PilW, with translation MIRLIAAALFGLLMLSGCQLPHSPAQDLQTASDQTDARRRAGIRLQLATNYLEAGQNAVALDEIKQAIAIDPSLADAYHVRALIYMNMNEQALADDSFRTAVSMRGNDGDLLNNYGWFLCQSGRYGEAVPMLQRAVSAPSAGGPVKPLISLGACELRRGNSAEAEKNLKAALGYDRNNPVANTNLALVYYRRGDFAQARQYAQRVNSSQFASAQSLWLGARIAHRQGDGRTQDALVAQLRSRFPDSRELTAYEQGAWDE, from the coding sequence ATGATCCGTCTGATCGCTGCGGCCCTGTTCGGGCTGCTGATGTTGTCCGGCTGCCAGCTGCCGCACTCGCCGGCTCAGGATCTCCAGACCGCTTCCGACCAGACCGATGCAAGGCGCCGCGCCGGCATCCGGCTGCAGCTGGCCACCAACTATCTCGAAGCCGGCCAGAATGCGGTCGCGCTTGACGAGATCAAGCAGGCGATCGCCATCGATCCGTCGCTCGCGGATGCCTACCATGTGCGCGCGCTGATCTACATGAATATGAACGAGCAGGCGCTGGCCGACGACAGCTTCCGCACCGCGGTATCGATGCGCGGCAACGACGGCGACCTGCTCAACAACTATGGCTGGTTCCTGTGCCAGTCGGGCCGCTATGGCGAGGCCGTGCCGATGCTGCAGCGCGCCGTGTCGGCGCCGTCGGCCGGTGGTCCGGTGAAACCGCTGATCAGCCTGGGTGCGTGCGAGCTGCGTCGCGGCAACAGCGCCGAGGCGGAAAAGAATCTGAAGGCCGCACTAGGCTACGACCGCAACAATCCGGTGGCAAACACCAATCTGGCGCTGGTCTACTACCGGCGCGGCGATTTCGCGCAGGCCCGGCAGTATGCCCAGCGCGTCAACAGCAGCCAATTTGCCAGTGCGCAATCCCTCTGGCTGGGAGCGCGCATTGCACACCGCCAGGGCGATGGCCGCACGCAGGATGCGCTGGTCGCGCAGCTGCGCAGCCGCTTCCCCGATTCGCGTGAGTTGACCGCATACGAACAAGGAGCATGGGATGAGTGA
- the ndk gene encoding nucleoside-diphosphate kinase, with protein sequence MAIERTLSIIKPDAVAKNVIGQIYARFEAAGLKIVAAKMVHLSRGEAEQFYAVHKERPFFKDLVDFMVSGPVMIQALEGENAIAKNRDLMGATDPKKAEKGTIRADFADSIDANAVHGSDAAETAAVEVSFFFPGMNVYSR encoded by the coding sequence ATGGCGATCGAACGCACCCTGTCGATTATCAAGCCGGATGCCGTGGCCAAGAACGTCATCGGCCAGATCTACGCCCGTTTCGAGGCCGCCGGCCTGAAGATCGTTGCTGCCAAGATGGTGCACCTGTCGCGCGGTGAAGCCGAGCAGTTCTATGCTGTGCACAAGGAGCGTCCGTTCTTCAAGGATCTGGTCGACTTCATGGTTTCCGGCCCGGTCATGATCCAGGCCCTGGAAGGCGAAAACGCCATCGCCAAGAACCGTGACCTGATGGGCGCCACCGACCCGAAGAAGGCCGAGAAGGGCACCATCCGCGCCGACTTCGCCGACAGCATCGACGCCAACGCCGTGCACGGCTCGGACGCCGCCGAAACCGCTGCCGTGGAAGTTTCCTTCTTCTTCCCGGGCATGAACGTCTACAGCCGCTAA
- a CDS encoding Bax inhibitor-1/YccA family protein codes for MDNKLNTYGFGNSASTVTDVVVRNRVLRNTYWLLALSMIPTVLGAWVGVATGFSFMAGSPGLSLILFLAIAFGFFFAIEKTKNSSMGVVLLLAFTFFMGLMLSRLISATLAFSNGPALIMYAFGGTAAVFGAMATIATVSKRDFSGLGKFLFVGLILLILASVANIWLQLPSLMITVSVIAIGIFSAYILFDVQRVVNGGETNYITATLAIYLDVYNVFANLLALLGIFGGSRE; via the coding sequence ATGGATAACAAGCTGAATACCTACGGTTTCGGCAACAGTGCGTCGACCGTCACTGACGTCGTCGTTCGCAACCGGGTCTTGCGCAACACTTACTGGCTGCTGGCCCTTTCGATGATCCCCACCGTGCTGGGTGCATGGGTCGGCGTGGCCACCGGCTTCAGCTTCATGGCGGGCAGCCCCGGCCTGTCGCTAATCCTGTTCCTGGCCATCGCGTTCGGGTTCTTCTTCGCCATCGAGAAAACCAAGAACAGCAGCATGGGCGTGGTGCTGTTGCTGGCATTCACGTTCTTCATGGGACTGATGCTGTCGCGCCTGATCAGCGCAACGCTGGCGTTTTCCAACGGACCGGCGCTGATCATGTACGCCTTTGGCGGCACGGCGGCAGTGTTCGGCGCGATGGCGACCATCGCCACCGTCAGCAAGCGCGATTTTTCCGGCCTGGGCAAGTTCCTGTTCGTCGGCCTGATCCTGCTGATCCTGGCCAGCGTTGCCAATATCTGGCTGCAGCTGCCGTCGCTGATGATCACGGTGTCGGTGATCGCGATCGGTATCTTCTCGGCTTACATCCTGTTCGATGTACAGCGCGTGGTGAACGGCGGCGAGACCAACTACATCACCGCCACGCTGGCGATCTACCTCGACGTGTACAACGTCTTCGCCAACCTGCTGGCGCTGCTGGGCATCTTCGGCGGCAGCCGGGAATGA